From the genome of Nocardia mangyaensis:
GGATCCACACCGGTGCCCACAAACCGCAGGTGATCAGGGTAAGCACCAGGTGCAGTCCGTGGTTGGGTCCACGGCGCACCGCGAGGTACCCGCCTCCCACGTTGTTCTGCGTCACGTTCACTACCGGAACAGCCTGGGGCACAGGCTGATAGATCGGCTGCGGCGCGAACCCGAGGTGCGCGTACCCCGGGTTCGCAGGCGGGTGCGGCTGAACGTACCGCGGGTCGCCGTAGGGCTGGGTCGGGTGCTGGTTGAGCGCATCGAAGCCAGTCGTGCTCGGCGGGGGCGCCTGGGGCATCGGCTCGGGGTGATGCGGCGTTTCGCGGGGGGCGGGCAGTTTTTCGGACTCATACGGTTCAGTCATGGCTAACTCCTGAAGATGGGGTGGAATCGGGGAGGGCAGGTGCTCAGGCGACGTCGGTGTTGACCACGGTCAACGGCGTCGGCCCGGCACTGATCGTGAGGGCGGTGACCGCTTCGGCGAGCACCAATTCGACCTCGGTCGCGAAGTCGGTCACGGTCTTGTCGATCTTGGTCGCCTCGCGGCGGATCACGTCGGCGGACTTCTTTGCGGTAGCGAGCTTTTCGAGCTTGGACAGCGCGCTCTGCACCTTCTCCGCAGCCGTCACCAACTGCTCGCCGCCACCGCGCGCGACCACCATCGCGCTCGCCGCGCGCATCAGCAACACGCACGCGCGCAGCAGGTCCGGCTCGTCGGTGTCGGGATCGAAGGCGAGCACCACCCGGCGCGGGCCGAGCACGCGCAGTACCTCGCCGCCGTTCTGTTCGGGCGACCGCACGATGCCCAGCGATGCGGCGGCCTGGCGGTTGCGTTCGGCTTCGACGAGGTAGTCCAGCCAGCCCGACCGGGGGGAGTCGGTCATCTCGATCACCACCCGCGCGCCCTCGGCGGTGGTCAGCAGCCCATCGCCCTTCTTGCACCGAGGGAGCGCTCCGACCATCGCGCCGGTGTCGTAGTACTCGTCGCCGAGGCCGGCCGCGATGGGTTCCATGAACTGGTGGATTCCTGCGGCGAACGGCTCGCCCTTACGCGGAGTCACCGAGATGAGGGCCGCTTTGGCCTCCCGCACCTTCAGCGCGGCCGTCATCTCCTCGAACCGCTTGGCCAGGTCGGCGTGGTTGGCCATGAGCAGGTCGCTCATCGCCAGCTGGCGGGCGTCGAGCGCGGCGGTGTGCTTGGCGATCGGCGAGGTCGGGTCGTTCAGGTCGAACTGCTTGGTCGCGGTCGCGATCAGATCCTGAGTGCCTGCGGTGGCCTTGATCGACAGTTCGGCGCTGAACTGCTCGAGCACCGGCTTCAAGCGAGCGACCAACTCCGGGTCCGAGCCACCGAAGAGCCGATTGACCTGATCGGTGATGTTTACGGTGGCCGTGTTGACGGTGGCCGCCATCTCCTTGCGGTAGTTCGCATCGGCCTCGGCCAATGCCTTCTTCGCCGAGTCGACCGTCTTGGTCATCACCGCTGAGGCATCCTTCGCGGCCTGACCGGTCAACTCCGCCGCCCTCGCCGCTGACGCGGCGGCCTTCTCCCCGACCTCGGCGACCATCCTTTCCAATTCCTTGGCATCGCTGGCCTGGCCGGTGGCGGCGAGCGCGACGGCTCCGCATTTGACCACCTCGGTGATGAACGCGGAAAGGTCGGCGGCGGCGAGGCTGTCGGCGTCGTCGACGATCGGACCGCGAAGCCCGCTCGTCCAGCGCTGAGCCTCGCGCAGGACGTCGCGATCGCGCAGGATCAACTGTTCGACGGTCACTGCAGTGTTGTTGTCGGTGAAGTGCACGTTGGGGTTCATGGTTCTCCTCGAAAAGGGCACGTTAGGGAACGGTGCGACCGGTTGTCGCACCGCTGAGTGATAAGTGGGCTTCTCGATCCCGGACCGGACGAGAGTGAAGCGTGTTCTTAGACTGGATATTCCGTTGCCGCAGCGCGGTCACGACGGTCCTGGCTGGTGAGGTGCCAGCCCAGACACAGCGGGCAGGGATAGACCCGCTGTTCGCGCCTGTCCTGGTTCGTTGTGTCAATCCCGGCGAGCGCGAGGTCGGCGTCGGCGAAGGTGAAGTACTTCAGCTTCCCCGACCCGCACCGAGCGATTCGGACCAGCGGCGGCAGCTGCGCCAGATCCGCACCTGTGTGCAGGTCGAGCTTTCGGCGCATCGCCGCCAACCGGGGCGGGTACTGCCTGCAGCGACGGTGTGTGCGATGTCCGCTCATGGTGACCTCCTCGCTCGGTGTGCGGTGTGAGATCACCTTGAGCTCGCCGACGACCAATGTCGATGCAATTCACCGATAAGCCCCTTTATCAGTGTTCAATCTCGCTAGTGTTCAATGTCGAGACGTAGCGTCGGTGCCGATCCATCAGGAGGATGAGGGGTACCCATGGACCAGCCGACGACAGAACCGACGCTCACGCTGCAAGACATCGCCGACCTGGCGAAAGTCGAGCGGGCGGTGGTGTCGATGTGGCGCAACCGGGAGTCGATTCGCGGGCAGGTCATCCCATTTCCGCGCCCCGTCGCCGAGGTCGGCGGCATCGCTCACTTCGACCGTTCCGAGGTGGTCGACTATCTCGAGCGCACCGGCCGAGGCAACAACGCCGAAGCCAGGCTGGACGCCGCGACCGTCGGCGCTCCCGACGGTTGGGCTTTGGAAGACTTGGTGACGTTGCTGTGCCTACGACACCTGGTCGGCGACCTGACCTACCTAACCGACGAGGAATGCGCCGACCTCGCCTGGGAGCTCGACCCCGCCGACGAGTCGTTCGCCACCGAAATCGCGGCCCTCACCGACACCGGCGCCGCCCGCGCGTTCATCGACGGCTTGATGGCGGCGAGCTTCGGTGGTGCGGACGCCCTCGCCAAACTCGAATCCTCCCGCGCCGGCCGCGAACTCGCACTTCGGGATCTGACCTCACACGCGATCGAACTGCTCGACACCATCGTCGGCGCGTGTCGAACCGAACTCGGTGCCGACGGTGCGCACTTGGTCTCCGCTGGCGACGCGCCGACGGTGGTACTCGCCCTCTCCGACGCGGACCCCGAACTCGAGGTGCACGCGCTCGGCGACGGCCCCGCGGCCCGAGCGTTGCGACGCCGCATGTTGATCCGCGAGCAGGAGCACACCATCGAGATAGGTCCCCGAGTTCGGCTGCTGTCAGTGGTCGGCACCGAGTCGGCTCAGGCCCTCGACGACGTCGACTACGCGCTCCTGGGCCTCGAACGCGATGAGATCGCGGTGATCATCGGCTCGGCCGCGGCTTTGTGCGACGCGATCCCACGCGCCGGGAAACGCCAGGACACCTTGGAGGGCAAGCGGGCGGAAACTCTGGGTTCCGGTGGTTTGACAGCCGCATTCAAGCTGCCGCGTGGCCTGTGGAAGCAAGCCCACCGGCAAGCACTCGGCGTCTGGGTGTTTCACGGAAGCGCCAAGACCAGCCTGCCGACAGTGGCCGACCTCAGCACCATCCGGCCGACTGATCTCGACCACAACGCCCTCGCCGCCGATATCGCCGCCGCGTTCGGCGATCGCACCGACCGCGACGCGCGCGCATACCGATACGGCAAAGAGGTGCCGCTCAGCGACATCCGCGCAGGACACGCTGTGGTGGCGCCGGGCACTTTGGCGGCACGCCTGCGCGCACCAGAGGCGGTCGATGACCTGAACCGTGTCTACACCGCCACCCTGGTGACCGCCGAACCCGATCCGGGATTCGACGTGCAGGCCGGGGCATCGGCGGCCTCACGCGAGATCGTGCAACGTCCCCTCGGCGAGCTGTCCAGACTGAAACTGCTCCACCTTCGCACGGGCAACCGGATCAGCCCGTCGCACAGCGACCCGAACGGCACCGTGACGGTATTGTCAGCCCATAACGGGGCAGCAGCGTTCCGGCTCGATCCGTTGGACGCGCAACGCCACTATCCCCGCGCGAATCGCACCGAACCCGGCGATGTGGTGTTCAACGACCACCCGCCCCGTGCGATCGTCGACTCGGTCGGCGGCAGCAGGGTGCTGTCACCGTCGCGGATACTGCGCCTGGCGAACGGGGCCGGGATCGGCCCGTACGCCTTGGCCGCGCTGATCAACGACCAACCCGCCGACAACACAGACTGGCGAACCTGGGCCGTGCCGCGTCTGCCCGCCGACGAGTCAGAGCGCCTGGAGTCGGTGCTCGCCGAGGCCGCCGATTACACCAGACGCCTGCGGGCGCGGGAGGATGCGATGAACGATCTGTGCCGCGCCCTGATCAGCGGGATCGGCGCCGGCACGGTGAGCCTGAACATCCCGGCCACAACGGTCGGAGTACTGGCATGAAAGACATTGTCGGACAACGAGGAGAGGAGTCCCGGGTGCCCCCGAGGACGAGGAAAGCCGATGTGGCGCAAGCACCGTCGACCATGAAGGAGCTCAAGGACACGCTGTGGAAAGCGGCCGACAAACTCCGTGGCTCGCTGTCGGCAGCCCAGTACAAGGACGTGATCCTCGGTCTGGTGTTCCTCAAGTACGTCTCAGACGCCTACGACGAACGCCGTGAAGTCCTGCGTACCGAACTCGGTGGCGACGACGTGGATCCCGTGCAACTGGAGATGGACCTCGACGATCCCGACGAATACCAGGGGTACGGGGTGTTCCTGGTCCCCGAGACCGCGCACTGGGACTACCTGTCGAAGTTCGCGAAGGGCCGCAACGAGGCTGGTGCGTCGCCGAAGTCGGTCGGCTTGCTCATCGACGAGGCGATGGACGCGATCATGGCCGCCAACGAGTCGCTGCTCGGTACCCTCCCCCGCATCTACAACCGCGACAACATCGACCAACGCCGCCTGGGTGAGCTGGTCGACCTGTTCAACAGCGCCAAGTTCAGCCGCCACGGCAACCAGAAGGCCCGCGACCTGATGGGCGAGGTCTACGAGTACTTCCTCGGAAACTTCGCCCGCGCCGAAGGCAAACGCGGCGGCGAGTTCTTCACCCCGCCCAGCGTGGTCCGCACGATCGTCGAGGTGCTCGAACCGAGTCGAGGCCGCATCTACGACCCTTGCTGCGGATCGGGCGGCATGTTCGTACAGTCGGAGAAATTCGTCGAGTACCGCCACGGCGATGCCCAGGACCTCGCCGTCTACGGCCAGGAAGCCATCGAGGAAACCTGGCGGCTGGCGAAGATGAACCTAGCCATCCACGGCATGGACAACAAGGGCCTCGGAGCCCGCTGGGGCGATACCTTCGCCCGCGACCAACACCCCAACGTAGCCATGGACTACGTCATGACCAACCCTCCGTTCAACATCAAGGACTGGACCCGCAATATTGAAGACCCCCGCTGGGTCTTCGGCGTCCCCCCGGCCAACAACGCCAACTACGCCTGGATCCAGCATGTGCTCTACAAGTTGGCGCCGAACGGGTCGGCCGGCGTGGTGATGGCGAACGGGTCGATGTCATCGAACTCCAACGGAGAAGGTGACATTCGCGCACGGATCGTGGAGGCGGATCTGGTGTCGTGCATGGTCGCCATGCCCACCCAGCTGTTCCGGTCGACCGGAATTCCGGTGTGTGTGTGGTTCTTCGCCAAGGACAAGAAGGCCGGGCGCGGTGGAGCTATGGACCGGACCGGGGAGGTGTTGTTCATCGACGCCCGCGAGCTCGGGTACATGGTGGACCGGGCCGAGCGGGCATTGTCTGACGGGCCCAACGGGGACATCACGAAGATCGCGGACACCTATCACGCATGGCGAGGGACGCGCTCAGCGGCAGCCAAGGGTTTGAAGTATGAAGATGTCCCAGGATTCTGCAAGTCGGCAACCTTAGATGAGATCAAGGATGCGGAGTACTCGCTGACGCCCGGAAGGTTTGTCGGCGCCGCAGAATCAACCTCCGATCAGGAGCCGCTTCATGAGAAGGTAGAGAGACTGGAAAGCGATCTCAAAAGCGCTCTCGACGAATCTGAACGCTTGTCAGCCAAGGTTCGAGAACAGATCGGGAGGGTTTATGCCTAGGTCACGCTATCGCCTTGGCGACCTTATCGAAGTAAAGCACGGGTTCGCATTTCCCGGACAAGGGTTTAGCGAAGATCCCAGCCTGCCAACCTTGGTCACCCCTGGAAATTTTTCCATTGGCGGCGGATTCAGGGAAACAAAAGCAAAGACATTCGCAGAAAATTACCCTGCCGAGTATGAATTATCAGCGGGTGACCTGATTGTCACTATGACGGATTTGAGTCGCAGCGGCGACACACTTGGATATCCCGCAGTGGTGCCCAGAACTGGCCGATATCTCCATAATCAGCGCATTGGCCTAGTTCGCGTTTCCGACACATCAAAGCTAGACTTGAGCTTTCTCAACTATTATATGAGAACGTCGGCCTATCGAGCGCACATACTGGGTACCGCGACCGGAAGCACCGTTCGCCACACCAGTCCTTCGCGAATCTGCGAATTTATGGCGGACATTCCCGAGTTGGCAGAGCAGCGGGCGATTGCGGAGGTGTTGGGGGCGCTCGATGACAAGATCGCCGCCAACAACCGCACCTCTGCAATTTCCTCAGATCTCGCTGCGACACTGTTCCAATCAGCACTTGGACGTCCCGCTACGACCAGTCTGTCCAGCATCCGCACGCTCTCAGCTGAGCGGGTGCTGACATACGGCGACGGCTACCGTACGAAACGATCCGAGCATGGTGAGCCGGGGATGCGGATTGTGCGTGCTGGCGACATTCGGGATGGCCGTTTGGTACTGAGTGGCGACGACTTCGTCAGCAGCGAGTATTCGCGCAGTGTTGGCGCCAAATCCTGCCAGGCTGGCGACATCGTCCTCACGACCAAAGGCACAGTTGGACGGGTCGCCACCGTCCAGAATGGCATCACGCCCAGCGTGTATAGCCCGCAACTCTGCTACTTCCGAGTGAGCGATGACCAGATGTCGCTGCAGCCGTGGTTTGCGGAGTGGTTTCGCAGCGCTGACAGGATTCGCCAGACTGATATCGCCATGCACAAGAGCGATATGGCACCCTACGTTAACCTCCAGGATATTGGTTCCCTTCAGGTTCCCGTACCTACGGCCGATTCGCACGGGCCGGTAATCGAACAGCTTGGCTCGCTGCACCGACTGGTTCATGGGACCGCACGAGAAAATGAGGTTCTTGCGCGCACTCGCGATGAACTCCTTCCCCTGCTCATGTCCGGAAAGCTCCGCGTCAAAGATGCGGAAAAGAAAGTGGAAGCGATAGCCTGATGAACGAGAATGTCGGTGTTAGCGAGAACCAGCTCGAGCAGATGATGGTCGAGCGGTTGGGGGATTTGCACGGGTGGCAGCCGTTGACTGGCACCGACATTGCCCCTGGTCGGGATCTGGGCCGGGAGTCCTGGCAGGATCTGGTGTTGCAGGGGCGACTGTTGGAGCGGATGCGCCAACTGAATCCCGGCGTGCCGGTGGAGTTTTTGGATCAGGCGCGGGCGGAGGTGTTGGCGCCGAAGTCGCAGGAGGCGATCGAGGAAAACTTTCGGCTGCACCAGATCCTGATCAACGGGTACACCGGGATCAGTTACATCGATCATCTTGGGGTGGAACAGAATCCGACCATCCACTTCATCGGTGGACAGGTCGAGGACAACGAGTTTCTCGCGGTTCGTCAGGTCGATGTCCGCTCGCGCGAGCACCGGCGGCGATTCGATGTGGTGCTCTACCTCAACGGTCTGCCGGTGGTGATCGTCGAGTTGAAGAACCCTGGTTCACAGTCTGCCGACCTGACGTCCGCGCACGCCCAGTTGGCGACCTATCTCGATGAGTTCCCGATGGCGTTCCGGTTCACCGTTCTCACCGTGATCAGCGACGGTGTCACCGCCCGCTACGGCACCCCGTTCACCCCGCTGAACCACTATTCGCCGTGGAATGTCGACGACAGCGGGGAACCGCTGGCGTTCGGTACCCGCATCGAGGACGAGGACGCCGGCATCCAGTTGGAGTACCTGGTCGACGGGGTGCTCCAGACCGAACGATTCCTGCAATTGCAGCGCGACTACGTCGCCTTCGACAAGTCCCCGCAAGGTCTGCAGAAGCGAATTGCCAAGCCGCACCAGTACTTCGCGGTCTCCAAGGCCGTCGGCTGCACCATCGAGGCGATGCGCAGCAACGGCAAGGCCGGTGTCGTCTGGCACACGCAGGGGTCGGGTAAGTCGATGGAGATGGAGCTCTATACCCATCTCGTCGGGACCAAGCCGCAGTTGAAGAACCCGACCATCGTGCTTGTCACCGACCGCACCGAACTCGATGGTCAGCTGTTCGCCGCTTTCTCGAAATCGACACTGCTACAAGAAGACCCGAAGCAGATCGGCAGCCGCGCAGAACTGCGGACCGCGCTCGCGGACCGGCAGACCGGCGGGATCCTGTTCACGACGCTGCAGAAGTTCGGGTTGTCCAAGCAGGAGAAGAAGGAGTCCGGGCTAAAGCACCCGCTGGTGTCGGACCGGCGCAACGTGATCGTGATCGTCGACGAGGCCCATCGCAGCCATTACGACGACCTCGACGGATACGCCGCGCACCTGAAGTCCGCGCTGCCCAACGCGACACTGATCGCGTTCACCGGCACCCCGATCTCGTTCGAGGACCGCAACACTCGCCATGTCTTCGGCGAGTACATCGACATCTACGACCTCGCCCGCGCTGTCGATGACGGCGCGACCGTGCGGGTCGTCTTCGAACCGCGGCTACCCGAGGTGAAGGTCGCCGCAGAGGTCACCGATGCCGAGATCGACGGTGCCGCCGACGCCGCGGTGGTCGGCTTGGACGACATCGAACGCCGCAGCATCGAACAGTCGGTGACCGTGCTCAACGCCCTCTACGGGGCTCCCGAGCGGTTGAAGAAGGTCGCCAAGGACCTCGTCGAGCACTGGAAAAACCGCCGCGCGGTCATGGACGAGTACATCGGCGGCCACGGCAAAGCATTGATCGTGTGCGCCACCCGCGAGATCGCGGCCAACCTCTACGAGCAGATCATCGCGCTCGAACCCGACTGGGAATCGGACGCACTGGAACAAGGCGTGGTCAAGGTCGTGTACTCCGGCAGCGCCAAGGACCCTCAACCGATCCAGAAGCACGTGCGCCGCGAGTCGCAGATCAAGACGATCACCAACCGGCTCAAAGACGAGAAGGACCCGCTCGAGCTGGTGATCGTGCAGAACATGCTGCTCACCGGATTCGACGCCCCGCCACTGCACACCCTCTACCTCGACCGGCCGATCCAAGGCGCGCTGCTTATGCAGACCCTGGCCCGAGTGAACCGAACCTTCGCCGGAAAACAGGACGGCCTTGTCGTCGCGTACGCGCCGATCGCCGACAACCTGGAAGCCGCGCTCAAGGAATACACCCGCACCGCAGGTCGCGAACAGCCCGTCCAATCGACACCTGACCAAGTCATCGAGCTCACCCAGCAATTGGTCGCCCAGCTGGACGCCCTGTGCGCCGGATATCCGTGGTGGACGAAGCTCACCGAAAAGCCGGGGCAGTTCATGCGCGCCGTCACGGGCACCCTCGAGTACCTGCGCGATCCCACCACGCCCGGCAACCAGGTCCCCACCGGTGAGCCGACCCTCGCCGACCGGTTCCGCGACCTCGCCAACCAACTCAGCCGCGCCTGGGCAGTGAGCCGAGGATCGGAAAACCTGACCGACCTGCGACCCAAAATCCAGTTCTACGAACAAGTCCGGGTCTGGATGGCCAAATACGATGCCGAACAACGCAAAGCCGAAGGCCGACCACTACCCGCCGACATCAAACGCGCCCTCGACAAACTCCTCGCCGACTCCACCGCCTCTGGCCAGATCATCGACATCTACGCCGCAGCGGGCATGCCCAAACCGTCCCTGACCGACCTCACCGACGACTTCGCGCAGCAAGCACGCGAAGCCGAACACCCCCACCTGGCCATCGAAGCCCTCCGCGACGCCCTGACCGCCGAGGTCCGCCACACCACCCGCAACAACCTCGTCCGTCAGAAGGCCTTCTCCGAACGCCTGCGCGAACTGATGAACAAGTACACCAACCAACAACTCACCTCAGCCCAGGTCATCTCCGAACTGATCAAACTCGCCCGCGAAGCGGCTAAGGAACGCGACCGCGGCGCGACCTTCAACCCGCGACTGGACGAAGACGAACTCGCCTTCTACGACGCCGTCCATGAAAACGAATCCGCCGTCATCGAATTGGGCGACGACATGCTCGGCGACATCGCCCGCGAGCTGGTCGCCGTGATGAAGCGGGACGTGAAAACCGACTGGACCGTCCGCGACGACGTCCGCGCCAAACTGCGCTCCACCATCAAACGCCTACTCCGCAAGTACGGCTACCCACCGGACAAGCAGATCGCGGCCATTCGCCAGGTCATCGACCAAATGGAGGTACTGGCACCGAAGTACGTGGAGGACAAGCGGCCCGACATGTCGTGAAGTCGTCTGCCAGCCTCAGCATCGAAAACGTGACCATCGAATGTCAGTGTTGCGCAGTAGGATTCACTCAATCGACTCTGAGGAGAAGGTATGTCCCGGCGCCTGGCGGCCGTCATCGATACCATCCAACGCGACTATCACAACGACCCGTCGCTCGAG
Proteins encoded in this window:
- a CDS encoding type I restriction-modification system subunit M; the encoded protein is MPPRTRKADVAQAPSTMKELKDTLWKAADKLRGSLSAAQYKDVILGLVFLKYVSDAYDERREVLRTELGGDDVDPVQLEMDLDDPDEYQGYGVFLVPETAHWDYLSKFAKGRNEAGASPKSVGLLIDEAMDAIMAANESLLGTLPRIYNRDNIDQRRLGELVDLFNSAKFSRHGNQKARDLMGEVYEYFLGNFARAEGKRGGEFFTPPSVVRTIVEVLEPSRGRIYDPCCGSGGMFVQSEKFVEYRHGDAQDLAVYGQEAIEETWRLAKMNLAIHGMDNKGLGARWGDTFARDQHPNVAMDYVMTNPPFNIKDWTRNIEDPRWVFGVPPANNANYAWIQHVLYKLAPNGSAGVVMANGSMSSNSNGEGDIRARIVEADLVSCMVAMPTQLFRSTGIPVCVWFFAKDKKAGRGGAMDRTGEVLFIDARELGYMVDRAERALSDGPNGDITKIADTYHAWRGTRSAAAKGLKYEDVPGFCKSATLDEIKDAEYSLTPGRFVGAAESTSDQEPLHEKVERLESDLKSALDESERLSAKVREQIGRVYA
- a CDS encoding DUF4234 domain-containing protein translates to MTEPYESEKLPAPRETPHHPEPMPQAPPPSTTGFDALNQHPTQPYGDPRYVQPHPPANPGYAHLGFAPQPIYQPVPQAVPVVNVTQNNVGGGYLAVRRGPNHGLHLVLTLITCGLWAPVWILVVILDVMNRK
- a CDS encoding type I restriction endonuclease subunit R — encoded protein: MNENVGVSENQLEQMMVERLGDLHGWQPLTGTDIAPGRDLGRESWQDLVLQGRLLERMRQLNPGVPVEFLDQARAEVLAPKSQEAIEENFRLHQILINGYTGISYIDHLGVEQNPTIHFIGGQVEDNEFLAVRQVDVRSREHRRRFDVVLYLNGLPVVIVELKNPGSQSADLTSAHAQLATYLDEFPMAFRFTVLTVISDGVTARYGTPFTPLNHYSPWNVDDSGEPLAFGTRIEDEDAGIQLEYLVDGVLQTERFLQLQRDYVAFDKSPQGLQKRIAKPHQYFAVSKAVGCTIEAMRSNGKAGVVWHTQGSGKSMEMELYTHLVGTKPQLKNPTIVLVTDRTELDGQLFAAFSKSTLLQEDPKQIGSRAELRTALADRQTGGILFTTLQKFGLSKQEKKESGLKHPLVSDRRNVIVIVDEAHRSHYDDLDGYAAHLKSALPNATLIAFTGTPISFEDRNTRHVFGEYIDIYDLARAVDDGATVRVVFEPRLPEVKVAAEVTDAEIDGAADAAVVGLDDIERRSIEQSVTVLNALYGAPERLKKVAKDLVEHWKNRRAVMDEYIGGHGKALIVCATREIAANLYEQIIALEPDWESDALEQGVVKVVYSGSAKDPQPIQKHVRRESQIKTITNRLKDEKDPLELVIVQNMLLTGFDAPPLHTLYLDRPIQGALLMQTLARVNRTFAGKQDGLVVAYAPIADNLEAALKEYTRTAGREQPVQSTPDQVIELTQQLVAQLDALCAGYPWWTKLTEKPGQFMRAVTGTLEYLRDPTTPGNQVPTGEPTLADRFRDLANQLSRAWAVSRGSENLTDLRPKIQFYEQVRVWMAKYDAEQRKAEGRPLPADIKRALDKLLADSTASGQIIDIYAAAGMPKPSLTDLTDDFAQQAREAEHPHLAIEALRDALTAEVRHTTRNNLVRQKAFSERLRELMNKYTNQQLTSAQVISELIKLAREAAKERDRGATFNPRLDEDELAFYDAVHENESAVIELGDDMLGDIARELVAVMKRDVKTDWTVRDDVRAKLRSTIKRLLRKYGYPPDKQIAAIRQVIDQMEVLAPKYVEDKRPDMS
- a CDS encoding restriction endonuclease subunit S; amino-acid sequence: MPRSRYRLGDLIEVKHGFAFPGQGFSEDPSLPTLVTPGNFSIGGGFRETKAKTFAENYPAEYELSAGDLIVTMTDLSRSGDTLGYPAVVPRTGRYLHNQRIGLVRVSDTSKLDLSFLNYYMRTSAYRAHILGTATGSTVRHTSPSRICEFMADIPELAEQRAIAEVLGALDDKIAANNRTSAISSDLAATLFQSALGRPATTSLSSIRTLSAERVLTYGDGYRTKRSEHGEPGMRIVRAGDIRDGRLVLSGDDFVSSEYSRSVGAKSCQAGDIVLTTKGTVGRVATVQNGITPSVYSPQLCYFRVSDDQMSLQPWFAEWFRSADRIRQTDIAMHKSDMAPYVNLQDIGSLQVPVPTADSHGPVIEQLGSLHRLVHGTARENEVLARTRDELLPLLMSGKLRVKDAEKKVEAIA